From the Pseudomonadota bacterium genome, one window contains:
- a CDS encoding HD domain-containing protein — YDILKDVGLPYPIAEIVLQHHERLDGSGYPQGLKNGEILLEAQIIAVADVVEAIASHRPYRVGFGIEVALEEIEKNKGILYGSEVVEVCLKLFREKGFSFE; from the coding sequence TACGACATACTGAAAGATGTAGGATTGCCCTATCCCATAGCAGAGATAGTCCTCCAACACCATGAACGGTTAGACGGTTCAGGTTACCCCCAGGGTCTCAAAAATGGCGAGATACTCCTTGAAGCACAAATCATTGCTGTAGCTGACGTAGTTGAAGCCATCGCCTCCCACCGTCCCTACAGAGTCGGCTTCGGAATAGAAGTAGCCCTTGAGGAGATCGAGAAGAACAAAGGCATCCTTTATGGTTCTGAGGTGGTGGAGGTGTGTCTTAAATTGTTTCGGGAGAAAGGATTTTCTTTTGAGTGA
- a CDS encoding response regulator produces the protein MPTILLVEDDSLSVRLIQRAFRKTGLTNPLQIVNDGEQAVAYLAGQSKYADRTDYPLPALILLDLYMPRKSGHEVLAWMREQPGLKDLPVVVLTASQEPADIEKAYSLGAQSYLLKPMTPESLKEVVNIFAPVMDSNPRVLLLDDDPDMRTLAVRVLRKEFPGAQIEQVGVPDELSPALEKDCYDLVITDYEMHWTDGLKLLRIVKARWPECPVIMFTASGSEEVAVEAMRAGLDDYVLKKPQHFARLPVAARLVMARARHRKMAKEAEERYRSLFETVPVGLFRCTPAGKLTDANPAFIQMLGYSDLQPLLALSLADTFVNRDDLKRWAKGINCEETIHNFEVQLYRRDNAIIWGEMNAHTVCDVNDNLLYYEGILQDITERRQAEKKITKAAEEWQSTFDSIKDAVMLLTPDLRIVRANSSAASFFNIRMDKIQGKYCHALMHWTDKPLESCPVARLLETKQHEETEVYDDKRGVWLLVSVDPIMDDKGNITGIVHIVRDVTERKHLESQLRQALKMEAIGTLAGGVAHDFNNILTALIGYGTLLQMQLDSDNPLRIYADQILSSSHKAANLTQSLLSFSRKQPITLRPVALNSLIRGTDKLLKRLLTEDIALQTILASDDMTIMGDATQIDQILFNLVSNARDAMPKGGRLTIKTELAVLDREFAETFGYGEPGAHAVISVSDTGTGMDEATKEKIFDPFFTTKEVGKGTGLGLSTVYGIVKQHKGHVNVQSEQGKGTTFHIYLPAIQMAAGEEKTVYPAVKRGKETVLVAEDNEEVRNLVKQILADHGYTPIIAADGEDALIKFKENKNIALLLLDSVMPKKNGREVYDEIKKIDPDIKALFTSGYTRDIVLDKGIEEKDFHFISKPIIPRKLLEKLREILDK, from the coding sequence ATGCCTACCATCCTCCTCGTTGAGGATGATTCTCTGAGCGTACGGCTGATTCAGCGTGCCTTCCGTAAAACAGGACTGACCAATCCCCTCCAGATCGTAAATGATGGAGAACAGGCAGTGGCATATCTGGCCGGGCAAAGCAAGTATGCTGACCGGACAGACTACCCGCTCCCTGCCCTTATCCTCCTGGACCTTTACATGCCTCGCAAGTCGGGTCATGAAGTATTGGCCTGGATGAGAGAACAGCCGGGGCTGAAAGACCTGCCTGTTGTAGTACTCACCGCTTCACAGGAACCTGCCGATATTGAGAAGGCTTACAGCCTGGGTGCGCAGAGTTACCTTCTCAAGCCCATGACACCGGAATCCCTGAAAGAGGTCGTCAACATCTTCGCACCGGTCATGGACAGCAACCCGCGGGTCCTTTTGCTCGATGATGATCCTGACATGCGGACACTCGCTGTTAGGGTGCTGAGAAAGGAGTTCCCCGGTGCACAGATAGAGCAGGTAGGCGTTCCCGATGAGTTATCCCCTGCCCTGGAAAAGGATTGCTATGATCTGGTAATTACCGATTATGAGATGCACTGGACAGACGGCCTGAAGCTCCTCCGTATTGTCAAGGCCCGCTGGCCCGAATGCCCGGTGATTATGTTTACCGCCTCCGGAAGTGAGGAGGTTGCCGTGGAGGCTATGAGGGCAGGACTCGATGATTACGTACTGAAAAAGCCCCAGCACTTTGCACGGCTGCCCGTTGCAGCACGGCTGGTGATGGCCCGTGCCAGGCACAGAAAGATGGCAAAAGAGGCTGAAGAACGCTATCGCAGCCTCTTTGAGACCGTTCCCGTCGGCCTGTTCCGGTGCACACCCGCGGGGAAACTCACCGATGCCAACCCCGCTTTCATCCAGATGCTGGGATATTCAGATTTGCAGCCGCTGCTGGCCTTAAGTCTGGCCGATACATTTGTAAACAGGGATGATCTTAAGAGGTGGGCAAAAGGTATAAATTGTGAAGAAACAATACACAATTTCGAGGTCCAGCTCTACCGCAGGGACAATGCTATAATCTGGGGAGAGATGAACGCCCATACGGTGTGTGACGTAAACGATAACCTGTTATATTACGAAGGAATTTTACAGGATATTACGGAACGGAGGCAGGCAGAGAAAAAGATAACAAAGGCGGCAGAAGAGTGGCAATCTACCTTCGACTCCATTAAAGACGCGGTAATGCTCTTAACCCCAGATCTCAGAATTGTCCGGGCCAACAGCTCTGCTGCTTCTTTTTTTAACATCCGCATGGATAAGATCCAGGGAAAATACTGTCATGCATTGATGCATTGGACAGACAAACCATTAGAATCGTGTCCTGTTGCAAGGCTGCTGGAGACAAAACAACACGAAGAGACAGAGGTTTACGATGATAAAAGGGGGGTATGGCTTTTAGTTTCAGTAGACCCCATAATGGATGATAAGGGAAATATAACAGGTATTGTCCACATTGTCAGGGACGTCACTGAGCGTAAACACCTTGAGTCTCAGCTCCGTCAGGCCCTGAAGATGGAGGCTATAGGCACCCTGGCAGGCGGCGTGGCACATGATTTTAATAACATCCTCACCGCCCTTATCGGATACGGAACCCTCCTGCAGATGCAATTGGATAGCGATAATCCCCTGCGGATATATGCCGACCAGATACTCTCATCATCACACAAGGCAGCCAACCTCACCCAGAGTCTTCTATCTTTTAGCAGAAAGCAGCCCATAACACTCCGGCCCGTTGCATTAAATAGCTTAATCAGGGGAACGGACAAGCTTTTAAAGAGACTCCTCACAGAAGATATCGCACTACAGACAATACTTGCCAGCGATGATATGACCATCATGGGGGACGCAACCCAGATCGACCAGATCCTCTTCAACCTCGTCTCGAATGCGAGGGATGCAATGCCAAAGGGTGGCAGATTAACCATTAAAACGGAGCTTGCGGTGTTGGACAGAGAGTTTGCAGAGACGTTCGGATATGGAGAGCCGGGGGCACATGCGGTCATATCCGTTTCTGACACCGGTACCGGCATGGATGAGGCAACAAAGGAGAAGATATTTGACCCCTTCTTTACCACCAAAGAAGTAGGGAAAGGGACAGGGCTCGGCCTCTCCACGGTTTACGGAATAGTGAAGCAGCACAAAGGGCATGTAAATGTACAGAGCGAACAGGGCAAGGGGACAACCTTCCATATCTACCTTCCCGCCATACAAATGGCTGCCGGCGAAGAAAAGACCGTATATCCTGCAGTTAAAAGAGGAAAGGAAACCGTCCTTGTCGCTGAAGATAATGAAGAGGTAAGAAATCTCGTGAAGCAGATACTCGCCGATCACGGATATACGCCTATAATTGCAGCAGATGGTGAAGATGCCCTCATCAAATTCAAAGAAAACAAAAATATCGCCCTTTTACTTCTCGATTCCGTGATGCCGAAAAAGAACGGGAGAGAGGTCTATGATGAAATCAAGAAAATAGATCCCGACATCAAAGCCCTCTTCACGAGCGGGTACACAAGAGACATTGTCCTCGATAAAGGCATTGAGGAGAAGGATTTTCATTTTATCTCGAAACCGATCATACCGAGAAAACTCCTGGAGAAGCTGAGGGAAATACTGGATAAATAA
- a CDS encoding FecR domain-containing protein, with the protein MHAFGDQTVDLKVAKGDTLINICKKYLENPSKWPEVGKASRLKNPNIIYPDQVLQIPVGLLRGTPLDSEVTFVKGDAKIQKKDGDEWTVLHLRDKIIQGSTLQTGSESSLEITFEDNSALFLKPNTILGVTTAQKKGLLAIVHDLYLRAGRAITNIKSATGADSRFEINTPSAVASARGTQFRVSLDEKASTRAEVLEGRVMVKGMDTAVEVKQGEGTLVEKGAVPDQPSKLLAPPKIAAYRPIYKDIPLSIKFDETEGTVAIRTALSKDQEGKDVLFENIIKPKESFAVSNITDGSYYLIISSIDGKGLEGPQSDPSIITLKAKPLPPFIQIKEDDAEFIGKSAEFKWLKVKDAAKYHVQIAEDKDYTRIKEEQKDYRTEAYKTGILDYNTYYFRVSSIAEDGYEGGWSNTVTFRLIPPPPAPQLEKPEVDKKSISLKWRNLGEETTYHFQMSDDEIFKTTLIDEKLQKPEITLQRPKDPGTYYVRTSSIDKKGREGDFSAPQSFEIERGFPYMQFGIIGALGILLLLAL; encoded by the coding sequence ATTCATGCCTTCGGCGACCAGACGGTAGATTTAAAGGTTGCAAAAGGTGATACACTCATTAATATCTGCAAAAAATACCTTGAGAACCCATCAAAGTGGCCTGAGGTTGGAAAGGCAAGCCGTTTAAAAAATCCGAATATCATTTATCCTGACCAGGTGCTGCAGATCCCTGTAGGGCTTCTCCGGGGGACACCACTGGACAGTGAGGTTACTTTTGTCAAAGGTGATGCAAAGATTCAAAAAAAAGACGGGGATGAGTGGACAGTTCTCCATTTAAGGGACAAGATAATTCAGGGCAGCACTCTACAGACAGGAAGTGAAAGTTCCCTTGAAATAACCTTTGAGGACAACAGCGCCCTCTTCCTTAAACCAAACACAATACTTGGTGTTACCACCGCTCAGAAAAAAGGTCTATTAGCAATAGTTCACGACCTGTATCTCAGGGCAGGCAGGGCCATAACGAATATAAAAAGCGCAACAGGGGCAGATTCACGTTTCGAGATCAACACCCCTTCAGCCGTGGCGTCGGCAAGGGGAACTCAGTTCAGGGTATCCCTTGACGAAAAGGCTTCTACCCGTGCTGAAGTTTTAGAAGGCAGAGTAATGGTAAAGGGAATGGATACAGCAGTTGAGGTAAAACAAGGCGAAGGTACCCTGGTAGAGAAGGGCGCAGTGCCGGATCAACCGAGTAAACTCCTTGCCCCGCCAAAAATTGCCGCTTATAGACCCATCTATAAAGACATACCCCTCAGTATTAAGTTTGATGAGACAGAGGGAACTGTTGCCATAAGGACCGCTCTATCAAAAGACCAGGAAGGAAAAGACGTACTCTTCGAAAATATTATAAAACCAAAAGAATCTTTTGCGGTTAGTAATATTACAGACGGCTCATACTATCTCATCATCAGCAGCATTGACGGGAAGGGACTTGAAGGACCACAGTCTGACCCCTCGATTATTACATTGAAAGCAAAACCCCTGCCTCCTTTCATCCAGATAAAGGAAGACGATGCGGAATTCATCGGGAAATCGGCAGAATTCAAATGGCTCAAGGTGAAAGATGCTGCAAAATATCATGTTCAGATCGCTGAGGACAAAGATTATACCCGGATCAAAGAAGAGCAGAAGGATTACCGGACCGAGGCATACAAGACAGGAATTCTGGATTATAACACGTATTATTTCAGGGTAAGTTCCATAGCTGAAGACGGGTACGAAGGCGGGTGGTCAAATACCGTTACCTTCCGCCTCATCCCTCCGCCGCCTGCCCCTCAACTTGAAAAGCCCGAAGTTGATAAAAAATCGATATCTCTGAAATGGCGGAACCTTGGCGAAGAAACCACCTATCATTTCCAGATGTCCGACGATGAGATCTTCAAGACAACCCTTATTGATGAAAAGCTCCAGAAACCGGAGATCACCCTTCAGAGGCCAAAAGATCCCGGAACATACTACGTCAGGACAAGCAGTATTGATAAAAAGGGACGTGAAGGCGATTTCTCGGCTCCGCAGAGTTTTGAGATAGAGCGTGGATTCCCCTATATGCAATTCGGTATCATTGGTGCATTGGGTATCCTCTTATTATTGGCGCTCTAA
- a CDS encoding response regulator, whose translation MSDNPTKILIVDDDPDIRLLLDFNLSKNGYEVLEATNGAEALDIMREHTVNLVITDLTMPIMDGYELIKNLKESSETSGIPLLMLTAREEERVSRAGMANPPDDYLPKPFATADLQEKIEKLLSRGS comes from the coding sequence ATGTCAGACAACCCAACGAAAATTCTTATTGTGGACGATGACCCTGATATCCGCCTTTTACTGGATTTTAACCTGTCGAAGAACGGATACGAGGTGCTTGAAGCAACAAATGGCGCCGAGGCTCTTGATATTATGAGAGAGCATACGGTAAATCTGGTTATTACCGATTTGACCATGCCAATAATGGACGGTTATGAGCTGATTAAAAATTTGAAAGAATCTTCCGAAACATCAGGAATACCGTTACTGATGCTCACCGCACGGGAGGAGGAAAGGGTATCGAGGGCAGGCATGGCTAACCCGCCTGACGATTACCTCCCGAAACCCTTTGCAACAGCCGACCTCCAGGAAAAGATTGAAAAATTATTGTCACGGGGTAGCTGA
- a CDS encoding CHASE2 domain-containing protein gives MDKPTGHIGPVTIRKAIICGLLLVFIILFEYVGFLEGINNYFYDLSFRTRGFRAPSKDIIIVTIDDKTLEKLGRWPIKRSYYTSLIDKTAGAKAVAFDIIMTEPTDDDAFLARAIKEHGNIILPVFIENNENVKYPVALLSASPVGHVHVEQGIDGIVREVYHTLQLRNDLLHSLSSVAYGFATNKPFFRTFDKKKYIPDSKITQSNPMYINYCGGPGSFESVSLIDVLNNVYPPPFFNNRIVLVGVSAAGAGDRILTPFSQERRSMPGIEGQANTLNTMLMNNAIDIILPWVRWLIAVFLAMVSFICFLRSTEQRATILGLIMLLSIGVITYLLFSAFNVWLAPAIYFFTVFFVFILAYVFKFNDAITTLDKAYMTVVPHLRWGYAGDNEKHVERGIFGSLTEKGIQSKAQILNDVSRQLGFEKELTDRALLSDIHGVLIFGPDRKNILINNLAQTLFKENGVEAGSADIFVTSLAPAVMENIEPEDVPGRLYNEKEDVSFTISLEKPAKKFFKVDASSFAVNERTYLLIMLSDVTKIKELEILKGHIISVVSHELKTPMTSIQGFSEILAGNLEGKMKSFAGIIHRESERLVRFLNTFLDITRIEEGRQPIKMTSINLNDVIREVASALKPIGDTNGITIHTDIPDNTDDIVIDRDLTKQCIFNLVENAIKYSPSGKEVMIKLTSETDHLKIDIIDHGYGIKEDDLNKVFEKFYRSSSDKTKNIKGSGLGLTFVKEAVEAQGGKMTLASVCGEGSSFSIVFQKTT, from the coding sequence ATGGATAAACCTACCGGACATATCGGGCCCGTCACTATCCGGAAAGCCATCATATGCGGGCTGCTCCTGGTCTTTATCATCCTGTTTGAATATGTCGGCTTTTTAGAAGGGATAAATAATTATTTTTACGACCTCTCCTTCAGAACAAGGGGTTTCAGGGCGCCCTCAAAAGACATCATAATAGTGACGATTGACGATAAAACCCTGGAGAAGCTCGGGAGATGGCCTATCAAGAGATCCTATTACACATCGCTTATTGACAAAACTGCAGGGGCAAAAGCGGTAGCATTTGATATTATCATGACCGAACCCACCGACGATGATGCGTTCCTTGCACGGGCAATCAAAGAACACGGCAATATAATTCTTCCGGTTTTTATCGAAAACAACGAAAATGTAAAATATCCTGTTGCCTTGCTGTCAGCCTCACCTGTCGGCCATGTGCATGTAGAACAAGGCATCGATGGTATCGTCAGGGAGGTATATCATACCCTCCAGCTCCGGAATGACCTGTTGCATTCTTTGTCGTCTGTGGCATATGGGTTTGCCACGAATAAACCTTTTTTCCGTACATTCGACAAAAAAAAGTATATACCCGACAGCAAGATTACACAGTCCAACCCGATGTATATCAATTACTGCGGCGGCCCGGGTTCATTTGAAAGCGTCTCACTCATCGATGTCCTTAATAACGTCTATCCTCCACCCTTTTTCAATAACAGGATAGTCCTTGTGGGTGTTTCTGCGGCAGGGGCCGGTGACCGTATTTTAACCCCCTTCTCACAGGAGAGAAGGAGCATGCCGGGTATAGAAGGCCAGGCGAATACCCTTAATACCATGCTTATGAATAATGCAATTGATATTATCCTGCCATGGGTACGATGGCTTATTGCAGTATTCCTTGCAATGGTTTCTTTTATCTGTTTTCTGAGGTCAACGGAACAACGGGCCACCATACTCGGATTGATTATGCTTTTATCCATCGGGGTCATCACGTATCTGCTTTTTTCAGCCTTCAATGTCTGGCTCGCCCCTGCAATCTATTTCTTTACAGTTTTCTTTGTGTTTATTCTTGCCTATGTATTCAAATTTAATGATGCCATTACTACCCTCGACAAGGCCTATATGACGGTAGTGCCTCACCTGAGGTGGGGTTATGCGGGGGATAATGAAAAACACGTGGAAAGAGGCATATTCGGATCACTCACCGAGAAGGGCATCCAGTCGAAGGCACAGATACTTAACGATGTAAGCAGACAATTGGGTTTTGAGAAGGAGCTTACAGACAGGGCGCTTTTAAGCGATATTCATGGCGTGCTCATTTTCGGTCCTGATAGAAAGAACATACTCATTAACAATCTCGCACAGACTTTGTTCAAAGAAAATGGGGTTGAGGCAGGGTCTGCAGATATATTTGTAACGTCTTTAGCCCCTGCTGTTATGGAAAATATCGAGCCTGAAGACGTGCCAGGAAGGCTCTATAATGAAAAAGAGGATGTATCCTTCACCATATCCCTCGAGAAGCCTGCAAAGAAATTTTTTAAGGTTGACGCCTCTTCCTTCGCCGTCAATGAGAGGACATATCTCCTCATTATGCTTTCGGACGTTACAAAAATTAAGGAACTCGAAATCCTCAAGGGCCATATCATTTCTGTCGTTTCTCACGAGTTGAAGACGCCCATGACATCAATCCAGGGGTTCAGCGAGATACTCGCCGGTAACCTTGAAGGGAAGATGAAAAGTTTTGCAGGGATCATTCACAGGGAGTCGGAAAGGCTCGTGCGGTTTTTAAACACATTTCTTGACATAACAAGGATTGAGGAAGGCAGACAGCCTATTAAGATGACATCCATAAACCTGAATGATGTTATCCGGGAAGTGGCATCAGCCCTGAAACCGATTGGAGACACAAACGGCATAACCATCCACACGGATATCCCTGATAATACAGATGACATCGTGATTGACAGGGACCTGACAAAGCAATGCATCTTCAACCTTGTGGAAAATGCGATAAAATACAGCCCCTCCGGCAAGGAGGTTATGATAAAGCTGACAAGCGAGACAGACCATTTAAAAATCGATATTATTGATCACGGGTATGGTATCAAAGAAGACGACCTCAATAAGGTCTTTGAGAAATTTTACCGATCAAGCTCAGACAAAACGAAGAATATCAAGGGCTCAGGTCTTGGCCTGACTTTCGTCAAGGAGGCCGTTGAAGCCCAGGGCGGAAAGATGACCCTTGCAAGCGTATGCGGGGAAGGGTCATCTTTCTCAATCGTCTTCCAGAAAACCACATGA